The nucleotide sequence AGCACTATTATATAAGAATATTGCAGTGTATTCTTCATCCATGTCCTCAAATCTATCCAAAGCAAATTCACAACACTTAATATCATATTCGTACTTTCCCATATAAAAATAAACCATAGATAACTTTCTAAATATAGGAACTACATCATGAGAAGGCATGTTAATATTGATTAGTGATCTTGCCTTTTCATAATATACTGCACTCTTATAAAAATCGTTTGAATTACAAAAATAATCTCCTGCTAAGGTATATATAGATATTTTTTTATCCTCAAAGCTCCATTTGACTAAAAAGTTTTCTGCCTCATTTAGTTTATTTACAAAACTTGCATCTTTATATACGCTCAAATCTTTAAGCTCATTTATATATATATCTAGTATTTTTTCAGCCTGTAATCTTTCATCTTCTAAGAGATATTCTATATCCTCTTGAAAAGGCATCTCTCTTTCTTCACAAATTCTTTTTAAGTTTCTCATCATTACTTCAGCCGATTTCCTAGTAAGCTTTGCCTTGTTATGCTCAATTTGACTTATAAGGTTTCTTGTTATTTCATTTCCCGCTAGATCATCTTGATTTAATTTATACTTTTTCCTTAAGCTCTTAAGCTTATCACCTACAGACAGTATTTCATAACTTGCCATAGCACTTTCTCCCTTATCATAAACATACTTTCTTCGACAATTGTACCACTATTAGTCTATATGTTAATAATAATCGTATTTTTTTACAAATTCTTAATTATTTTTTTTGAAAAATTCTTGAAAACCATAATTTATAAAGCTTATATAAATTATTTGGAAAAATTTTCCAATAAGCATGCTTAGTTTTATGCTATGTAAACTTCCATAATAAGCATATTATATTCTGCGTCTTTTTACACATAATGTAAATATTAGATTTAAACATTTGCTTTTAATTAAAATATTATATATAATTGAGTGAATATAACTTTCAAACAAAGTTCATATATACTTGGAGGTTTAAAATGATTTATAGAAAAGCGACAGAAAAAGATATTGCTCAACTTGTTGAACTTAGAAAAAAACAATTAGAGGATGAAGGAATTGCTCCAATTAATAATATTGATACGGAATTAACTCATTTTTTTGAATTAAGTTTCAAAAAAAATTCTTTTATTTCATGGATTTCAGAAGAGGATAATGAAATTATTGCAACAAGTGGAGTATGCTTTTATAAATACCCACCTTCCTATTTAAATCCCAGTGGAAAGGTTGCATATATAACTAATATGTATACAAAATATGAGTATCGTTCAAGAGGAATTGCTCTTGCTTTATTAAAACTTGTGATACTTGAAGCAAAGAAAAGAGACTACTTATTTCTTCGCCTTCATGCCTCTGATATGGGAAGACCTATATATGAAGAAATAGGCTTTAAACCTTTTGACGATTTCATGGAAATGAATTTATCACTTAACCGTAACGGGGAATAAATATGCTTAAGGGAAGCTAAAGTTTACTTCCCTTACATTTTACTAATGAAGAACCATCCTTGGAGCAATAATAATAAAAACAAGTTGAAAAATAACTAAAATTGAGTTTATTATAAGTCCACATATACCTGGTATATTTTTATTTTTTATAATAGAAACAGCAGATAATATAACTCCTATTGGTGACACATATACTGGAATTAATAATGGGATTCCTCCAAGATTAAAAAACGGTATAAACTTAAGAAATACATTTAAAATTAATATTATACTTAAAACTGCTATAATTAAAGATAATTTTCCTAACACTTTTTTTAGTTTTCTTAAAACCATAATAACTCCTTTTAGTTAAAATTCTGGATCTGTTAAATTAGTTACAGAGGACCAATCCGAATTAAATTCTGCTTGACTATTTGAATCAGTTATCCACTCATTTGGAGATACACTTAAAACATCATTCCCATTGGCATCAATTCTTAAAGCTTTAAAGAACCAATTTCCAGCAAAAGACCCTGTACTATTTTTTCTAACCCACACCTTGTCCACCATTGTAGGAAGAAAATCCATATCATTTATATATAAATAGTATTCGTCAGTGGCACCATTTTCAAAATCATTATATGTTTCTTTATCCAAAAGCCATTCCTTTTTTTGTCCATTATTTAGATGTATACCAAAATAAATATCGTCATCTGTTCCTGAACCCAAATTCGTTCCTGTGCTAATTATTGTTGTAAGTGAACTTATTGGAGAACTACTTTTGCCTACATCTAGATTCCACCTATCAGTAAATTTACTATAATCACCGTTTTCAGAATATGTAAGCAATTTATAGCATTGATTTATTCCTTGGCTAAATGACGCATTAAGGCGCTGTTCTCTACTATTTATTGATAAAAACTGCTTTGATTCATTATAATCAGTATAACTATAGCCAACTCCCGTTCTAAGTCCTGTTAAAAGAGTTGAAGCCCATAACTTTTCTTCAGCTGTAGAAGGACTTTGTCCATAAACTTCCTTAGATGTCTCATTCATTAAATCAAATGGTATATCATCTGTACCCTTAAAAACGTTATTTGACATATTATTCGAATTGTAATCATTTATAGAATGTCCTGCTATGTTTACCCACGCATATGGCTCTGCCTCAGCCTCCATATGTTTATGCTGCTTTCTTCCATCCTTATTATCAAGATACACTCCACATTCAGGATTTACATAAATCCCGTGACAAGCTAAATCTCCAGTAACATGTGATATCCAACCAGCTGCAAAAGCTATTTTCTTCATATCCCTTGTTTCAAGTGCATTTTTGAGCTGCTTAGCTGCATAAGTTCCAACCTTATAATAATGATATCTATCGCCCCAGGGAGAATAGTCTCCAAGTTCCCCAACTTGCATATACCCTAAGTCTGGTCCTACACTTCCCCATGCTGCAACATTGGGATAGGCTTCTATTGCTTTCCTTATTATGCTATCATTAGACATCTTACTTTCTGCTTGTTCAATAACAACATAATGTGATACTGGTTGAAATGCTTTTACTCTAATGTCAAACATAATTGAAATTCCTAACGGAATTAATAGAACTAAACACTTATTCTTTATTCTCACTGCAAAAATCTCCCTCATCTTACTTTATTATTCAATAATTCAGTTTAGTTCTTTATATCACTTTCTTACTTTATTTGTCAACAAACTATTTTGCTTGTTTTTTAACCTATATTTAACAAAATAGAAAGCAGCTGATAGGATAGCTGCCTAAATCAATATAACTAGTACTTTCTATGATAAAAAACAACACATAAAAAGTATACTAATGGCATAAAAAACAAGGTTATAATTAAAAATCTATCTATTGATAGTGAAATAACGTTTTTTAAAATTACAATCGCAATTATATAATAATAAGAAATCCAAAAAGCCTTCTGTCCTGATTTTGTATTTATAAATACATTTCTTTCTTCATTCTCCAGTTCTACATTCTTCATCATATCTATTCTTTTCTCACTTAGCTTATACACTACAAAACTTCCTAATCCTACCGGAATGCATCCAAGAGCGATGCCAAACATAAGTTTTTTTTCATATCCTAAAAAAAATCCTATCCCCAAAGCTGCTATTCCCACTAAAATAAACATACATGAATATATATTTTGTTTTTTTATATAATTTGATAAATCCATAGTAACAACTCCTTAAAGTTATTTTATCTTAATAAATTCCCGTTATGCTGTTATTAGTCCTCAAATATGAAGACATTTTCAATTGTAAGTTCAAAACTTTTTGCAATCTTGTGTGCCAAAAATATGGAAGGATTGTACCTCTCATTTTCAAGAGATATAATAGTTTGTCTTGATACACTTACTCTCTCTGCTAATTCCTGTTGTGTAAGCCCAAATTGTTCTCTGAGTTTTCGTATATTATTTTTCACCTTAGTTCCCCTTTCATGTAAAGCTACCTTTACATTACTATTATATTAATATTTTCACTTAGCATCAAGCTTACTTTACATTAAAGTATTAACTTATGGTAAAATTATAATATAATTGTAAAAAACTTTTGGAGGTTTAAATATGAAAATTGATAGCATTATTTTTGATTTAGATGGAACTCTATGGAATTCTATAGAAGGAGTTTGTGAAGCCTGGAAAGTTGTCCTTAAAAGACATTCAAATATAAATAAAATAATTACTCCAAAGGACATAAAAGCTAGTATGGGGCTTCAGATAGATGAAATTGGAAAGCTTTTATTTCCTGAAGAAGACGAAAAAATGCAGCTTCAATTAATGAATGAATGCTGTGATGAAGAAAAGTTATATTTAGGAGAACATGGTGGAAAATTATTCGCCAAGCTTGAACCCACACTAAACAAGTTATCTCAAAAGTATAAACTCTTCATTGTAAGTAATTGTGAGGATGGTTATATACAGAGTTTCTTTAAAGCTCATGGACTTAATAAATACTTCACTGACTTCGAATGTTCAGGAGTTACAGGACTATCTAAAGGAGAAAATAATAAATTGATAATAAAAAGAAATTCTTTAAAAAACCCGGTATACGTTGGTGATACTCTAAAAGATTTTGAATCAGCCAAAATAGCCAATATTCCTTTTGTATATGCAAGATATGGCTTTGGTGATGTTAATGAGTATGATTATGTAATTGACAGTTTTGAAGAAATGTTAACCTTAGACTTATAGTTTTACTTATACATGCAGCCAAATGTCTTCAGTTGGCATTTAGCTACATTGCGGTTAAGTTTAAAATATATTACCCCATAATTTAATTGCAAATAAGTTTTGAAATATCAGAATTGAGTTCATAATACCAATTGTCTATATTATTAATAATAAACTTATTTATATCCTTATAATATGTAATTTTAACATAGGAACCATCCTTATAGCATATAGTGATTTCTTTTCCATTTAGATTACCGCTAGTCTTTAATCCTAAATTATGAGGAGTTGAACTTTCAAGAATTTTCAAAATCTTTTCCTTCAAACTTCCACTCATTATTGTAATCTTGCTATTTCCTTGTCTATCATTTACATCTGATACTTCAACATCGCTAACATCCTTTAATTCTAATTTTGATGGATCTATATTTTCAGGTTTAGGAGATAAATTCTCATCCAATGAGGTTACACCGCAAACTTGTCCATAGACTCTTAAATAAGCTCCTACTATAGTATCCTTTTTATACAAAATAACTGCTTCAATATCCCTCTTATCCATTGGCTGGGATTTTTCATATACTTTATAGCTAACTTCTCTAACCCTCTCCCCTTCATATTTTTCAAGATTAAACCCGCTTAATTTTGATGCAGTATTATATATATTGAATTTGTAAGTACTTTTATTAGGAAGCCTATAATATTTACCTTTTCCTTCATGCTCTATTCTAAAACCATATTTTGTAAGCAAACTATTAACTTGTCCCCTATTTTCTTGCGATTTTACTTGATTAAATGAAAGTAGTACTATTATTGTTGTTAAAAACACAGCTGCTAACGCTATCTTCTTTTTTCTATTCATCTCAAAACCCTCTCAAAGCATAGTAAGTAATATTTTTTACTATATTATAGCATATTTAATTTAATGGTAATATAAAGTTTTTATGAATTTCTTAATAAGCTATTAATATCTACACAATAAATCTCATAAGCACTTAAATAATATTCTTTAGCATATTCAATTTCTAATAAGTATATAAGCTAATAAAAGTATCCTTAATTCTATAAGTGTTTAAGTAAAATATTTAAGTTATCTTTGATACGTAATCTATTTCCTTATAATCGATAACATTGATTTTTTTACAATGAAGCCACTACAAAACTAACCTACGGTGTAGCAAGCAGAACAAAAAACTGATGGAACATATTTGGTTCACTCCTGATACTCGGTGTAAAGATTTTTCTTCCTCATGCATGTATGAGAAAGAAAAAATTGCACATACTACTATTCGAGTATGATATCTAGTTAGCTAAAAATGCTCAGTAAGCTTTAAAAGATTGACCTATACTTGAAGGTCAAATGACTATGGATCTACAACAAGATCAAAAACTATCTATTGTAAATTTGTAATACCTCAGCATAATAGTTAAATTATTAAATAAAAGCATCGTAGAGTCTTATATTAAGATAATACGATGTTTTTATCTATATAATTAATATTAAATAAAATTAAAGTAGAATCGCTGCATTAAATTTTACTGATGATATTTTACCAATCCATAAAGATACATATCCTTCTCTTTCCATATACTTATTCTACTCCTTTACTTTATTCTAAACCATTCTGGCAAATGATAAACTCCATCATCACCCAGTTAATCTACATATCTTTATTACATTGGATGATATTTAAAAATTAGATTTATTCAGTGTTTCCACTTTTGCTAAGTATAATAAAATACTATTATTGCTTTACTCAGTAAAATTAAATTTATCATACATAATTCATAAGATAATAGGAAAACTTACTACTAATAACCAAAAAAAATTTAAGGAGTGAGTTTTCTTATGAGTGAAACCATATCAGAAAAGTCAGAGGGAAGGGTAAGCTACCATGATTCTGTAGAAGAAATGGTAAAAAAAATTAGAGAAGATGGAATGTCTAATGTTTTTGATAGATATGCCCTTCAAGAGAAAATACGATGTAAGTTTTGTCTAGAAGGTTTAAGCTGTCAGCTTTGCTCTAATGGTCCTTGTAGAATAAGTGAAAAAACAGGCCAAGAGAAAGGAGTTTGCGGTATAGGCCCAGATGCAATGGCAATGAGAAATTTTCTTCTAAAAAATATAATGGGTGCTGGTACATATAGCCATCATGCTTATGAAGCCTATAGAACCTTAAAGGCTACTGCTGAAGGAAGAACACCTTTTAAAATAACAGATGAAAACAAACTTAAATGGATGTGTGAAAAGCTTGGCATTGATACAGCTCAATCTATAAACGATATGGCCTTTGAGCTTGCTGTAATCCTTGAGGATCAACAAAGAATTGGAGTTGAAGATCAAAATGTTATGGTTGAGGCCTTTGCTCCAAAGAAAAGAATAGAAGCTTGGAAAAAACTAGGCATATATCCTGCTGGAACAGTTCATGAAGAGCAAAACTGTGTTGCAAGCTGCCTTACAAACGTAGATGGAAGTCATATATCTCTTGCTATGAAAGCCTTAAGACTTGGAATAGCTACAATATATAACACTCAAATAGGTCTTGAAATGGTTCAGGATATATTGTTTGGAACACCAACACCTCATGAAGTTAATATGGATTTAGGCATAATGGATCCTGAATATGTCAACATAGTATTCAATGGTCATCAACCTTGGATAGGTGCTGCCACTATTTTAAAAGCCAAAACTCCTGAAATTCAAGATATGGCAAAGCAGGCTGGTGCTAAAGGTTTAAGGGTTGTAGGTTCCATCGAAACAGGTCAAGAGCTTCTACAAAGATTCCCTGTTGACGAAGTATTTGTAGGTCATATGGGAAATTGGCTTGCAATAGAACCCCTTTTAGCTACAGGTACTGTTGATATATTTGCAATGGAAGAAAACTGCTCTCCTCCAGCTATTGATATGTATGCTGAAAAATATCAAGTAACCTTGGCAGCTGTAAGTACTATTATAGATTTGCCTGGAGTTAATTATAAATTTCCATACGATCCTGCACAAGCTGATGAAACAGCACAAAGATTAATTGAACTCGGAATAGAAAACTTTAAAAAGAGAAAAGAAAGACAGATAAAACCTCACGTTCCTCAAAAAATACAAAAGGCTATAGCTGGATTCTCTACCGAAGCAGTTCTTGGAGCTCTTGGCAACAAACTTGATCCACTAGTTGATGTAATAGCTAAGGGTCAGATTAAGGGAGTTGTTGCTCTTGCTAACTGTTCAACTTTACGAAATGGTCCTCAAGATTGGGTAACAATTAACCTTACAAAGGAACTTATTAAAAGAGATATTTTAGTTGTAAGCGGCGGCTGTGGTAATCATGCTCTTGAGGTTGCAGGACTTTGTACTCTCGATGCTGCAAATAATATTGCTGGTAATGGTCTAAAAGCAGTTTGTAATGCACTTAAGATACCTCCTGTTTTAAGTTTTGGAACCTGCACAGATACAGGAAGAATTTCTATGCTTGTTACAGCATTAGCTGAACACTTAAACGTAGATGTTCCACAACTTCCTATTGCAGTAACAGCTCCTGAGTGGATGGAACAGAAAGCTACTATAGACGGTATTTTTGCTTTAGCTTATGGTGCCTACACTCATTTATCACCTACTCCTTTTATGACTGGAGCTAGACAGCTAGTTGATTTACTTACTAATAAAGCTGAGGATGTAACTGGAGGTAAAATAGCTCTTGGCGATGACCCTATGAAGGTTGCAAATGACATTGAGGATCACATAATGAGAAAAAGGAAAGAATTAGGTTTAAGCTAAGTCTATGAATTCAATTAATATACTTAGCAAATACTAAATACAGGGTTTACATTGTTAACCCGTATATTCTAAAAATATTTATTTTCTACAAGGAGGAATAAAGTATGGCAAAAAAGTTGAAAACCATGGATGGAAATGAAGCTGCAGCTTACGCTTCTTATGCCTTTACAGATGTAGCTGCAATTTATCCTATAACACCATCCACTCCAATGGCAGAGCTAGTTGATAACTGGTCATCTCATGGAAGAAAAAACATCTTCGGGCAGCCTGTTAAAATAGTTGAAATGCAATCAGAGGCTGGTGCAGCTGGAACTGTTCACGGTTCCTTGATTGCAGGTGCACTTACAACTACATACACTGCTTCTCAAGGTCTTCTTTTAATGATACCAAACATGTATAAAATGGCTGGAGAACTTCTACCCTGCGTATTCCATGTAAGTGCTCGTGCTATTGCAACTCACGCTTTATCTATATTTGGAGACCATCAGGACGTCATGGCTGCAAGACAAACAGGTTTTGTTCTCTTAGCCTCTTCAAACGTTCAAGAGGTCATGGATTTAGCTATGGTATCACACTTAGCTGCTATTAAAGCAAGAGTGCCATTCATGCACTTCTTTGACGGTTTTAGAACATCACATGAATATCAAAAAATAGAAATGATTGATTACAATGATGTAGCTCCTCTAGTTGACTACGAATCAATTAAGGCTTTTAGGTCTAGAGCTCTTAACCCAGAACATCCTACTGTTCGTGGTACAGCTCAAAATCCTGATATCTACTTCCAGGGCAGAGAAGCTTCAAACAATTTCTACACTGCAGTTCCTGATATCGTAGAAAGCTATATGAGAGAAATAGAAAAGATAACTGGAAGAGTATATCATCCTTTTGATTACTATGGCGACCCTGAAGCAGAGGATATAATTATTGCCATGGGTTCAGTTTGTGATACAGTTGAGGAAACTGTAGATTATTTAAGGAGTAAGGGACAAAAAGTTGGATTGTTGAAGGTTCATTTATATAGACCATTCTCTACTGACTACTTCTTTAAATATCTTCCTAAAACTATTAAAAGAATTGCAGTTCTAGACAGAACAAAGGAACCTGGTTCAGCCGGAGAACCTCTTTATCTAGATGTAGTTAATGCCTTTTATAACCATCCAAATAAACCTGTCATAGTTGGAGGACGTTTTGGTTTAGGTTCTAAAGACACACGACCATCACAAATTTTATCTGTATTTGATAACTTAAGAGCTCAAAGCCCTAAAAATAGATTTACCATTGGAATTGTGGATGATGTTTCAAATACATCTCTACCTGAAGGTGAAATAATCGATACTACACCTCAAGGAACTATAAGATGTAAATTCTATGGTTTAGGCTCTGATGGTACAGTTGGTGCAAACAAAAGTGCTATAAAAATCATAGGTGATAATACCGATATGTACTGTCAGGCTTACTTCTCCTATGACAGTAAAAAGTCTGGAGGAAGTACTGTTTCTCACTTAAGATTCGGAAATAAACCTATTAAATCCCCTTATCTTGTTTATGAAGCAGACTACATTGCCTGCCACAATAAATCCTTTATATATAATATAAATGTGTTAAAAGGATTAAAGAAGAACGGAATTTTTGTTCTCAACTGTCCATTTAAAGATAACGAACTTGATGAACATCTTCCTAATGCAATGAAAAAATATATTGCAGACAACAACATACAATTTTACACCATAGACGCAGTTTCAATAGCTCAAGAGGTAGGTCTTGGTTCTAGAATAAACATGATTATGCAGTCTGCTTTCTTTAAACTAGCTAACATAATACCAGTGGATAAGGCTGTTCAGTATTTGAAAGATTCTATAGAATACACTTACGGTAAAAAAGGTGCTACTATAGTTGATGCAAATAAAAAAGCTGTAGATGCCGGAGTTAACGCAGCTCACAAAGTTACTGTTCCTGAAGCCTGGAAAAATGCTGAATCCAACTATCAACCTTTAAAAGGTCTTCCCGATTTCGTTCAAAGAATTGAAAGACCTATGGCAAGGCATGAAGGTGACGAACTACCTGTAAGTGCTTTTAAAGGCATGGAAGATGGTGTATTTCCTCTTGGTATAACCGCTTATGAAAAGCGTGGAATTGCAGTTAACGTCCCAGAATGGCAAATAGACAAATGTATTCAATGTAACCAGTGTGCATATGTTTGTCCTCACAGTGTAATAAGAGCTTGTTTACTTGATGATGAGGAAAAAGAAAATGCTCCTGAAAGATTCGTTACCAAGAAGCCTGTAGGTAAAGGCCTCGAACACCTACACTACAAAATCCAAATAAGTCCACTTGACTGTACTGGTTGCGGAAATTGTGCGGATATATGTCCTGCTCCAGGTAAAGCTTTAATTATGAAGCCTGCTGCAGAACAAATAGAAGAACAATCAGAAAACTTCGAATATGCCTTAAAGGTAAAACCTAAGGAAGGTATAATGGATATTCATACTGTAAAGGGAAGTCAATTTTCTAGACCACTTCTAGAATTTAACGGAGCTTGTCCCGGCTGTGGTGAAACACCTTATATTAAACTATTAACACAGCTTTATGGAGATAGAATGATGATAGCAAACGCTACTGGATGCTCATCTATTTGGGGTGCAAGTGCACCTTCAATTGCATACACCACAAATAACTTCGGAAAAGGTCCTTCTTGGGGTAACTCATTATTTGAGGATAATGCAGAGTACGGTTACGGAATGTTTTTAGGCGTTAAGCAAATGAGAGAAAGATTGGCTGAACTAATGGAAGAAGCTATTAATTCAAATATAAATTCTGATCTTAAGGATGCTTTTAGCTTGTGGCTAGATGGCTTTGATGACGGCGATAAATCCAAGGAAGCATCAAATAAAATCCTTAGAATCATGGAAAACGAGGACTTCAAGGGTGATAAATTATTATCTGAAATATATGATAAGAAAGATTATTTAGTTAAGAAATCCCACTGGTTAATTGGAGGAGACGGTTGGGCATATGATATAGGCTTCGGCGGAGTAGATCAAGTGCTTGCTTTAGGTGATGATGTAAATATATTTGTAATGGATACTGAAATATACTCTAATACTGGTGGTCAATCCTCAAAATCCACACCAACTGGAGCAATTGCAAAATTCGCTTCAGCAGGTAAAAAAACACGAAAAAAAGATCTTGGCTTAATGGCTATGACTTATGGAAATGTCTATGTAACTCAAATAGCTATGGGAGCAAACATGACCCACACTATTAAAGCAATTACTGAAGCCGAAGCCTACAAAGGTCCTTCTTTAGTAATAGCTTATGCACCATGTATAAGCCACGGTATTAAAACTGGTATGGGCACCAGCATAGCTCAAGAGAAAAAAGCTGTTGAAGCAGGATACTGGCATTTATACAGATACAATCCTCTTCTAAAAGAGCAGGGAAAAAATCCATTTATACTTGATTCAAAAGAGCCAACAGAATCCTATACAGACTTTATAAATGGAGAACTTCGTTACTCTTCACTTAAGACTATCTTCCCTGATAAGGTTGAAGATGCATTTAATAAGTCAGCAGAAAATGCAAAGGAAAGATACTCTCTTTATAAAAAATTATCAGAATTACAGTAAAAATAGGAGGCTAAATGCCTCCTATTTTACTGTAATTACAAATAGTTTTTTCATACCTTTCCTCCACAAATATTTTCTTAACTATTTTTCTTCATTATTTACAAGCCTTATCAGGTTGTCTTTATGTCTAAGTATCAATAAACCGCAAGCTATTATTGCACAAACTGTTATTTCAATTGGTAATCTTAGAGCAATGCATGCGATTGGCATTGTTATGCCTACAGCAATTGACTTAATTGATACTATTTTTGTGAACAAACGCAGTACAAAATAAACTACAGCTCCAGCCAATACTGCTGCTGGCGCAAGCAAAAAAAATGCACCAACCGTTGTATTTACACCCTTACCTCCATTAAAGCCCAGAAACGGAGTGTAATCATGTCCCAAAATTACTGCTATTACAATAATAGAAAGATACATACTTGTTGATATTGGTAATTTTATTTTACTAGCTATTAACATACATAAAAGAACAGGAATTATCCCCTTTAAAATATCCATTACTTGAGTAATCATTGATATTTTAGTTCCTGCAACTCTTTTAACATTTGTAGAACCTATATTTCCACTGCCCTTAGTTCTTACATCAATTCCACTAAGCTTTTTGGTAATCAAGTATCCTGTTGGTATTGACCCACACAAAAAAGAAACCATAACTGTAATTATTACAATAATCATCTATATCTCCTTAAAATAATTTTTTCTCAATATAATTTAATATATATTACACTATACTCCCAATTATTTATACTATTATAACACAAACTAACTCAGATGCATTTACTTAACAAATCTTTTCTTACACTTGCTATATTGAGCATAATCAAATAAAATAGTATAGTAATCTTTAAACATGAAAAGGTGAAAATAATTATGAATAGTATATTAAGTTCTTTTAAGAAAAATCAAAAGGGTATTATATTAATACTCATAGCTTCAATATGCACAACAATCGGACAGACTTTGTGGAAAATGTCTGCTATGCACAATATGCTTTACATACTAATTGGTTTTTTCTTCTACGGTATAGGTGCTGTGGGCATGATAATTGCCTTAAAATACGGAAGCTTTTCTGTAATACACCCAATGATGAGCATGGGATATGTATTTACAATAATAGTATCTTATATTCTTTTGAAGGAATCCGTTGGTCTTGGAAAAATAATAGGTGTAATATTGATTATGTTCGGTGTTGCATTTATAGGTTTAGGTGATGAATGATGAATAA is from Clostridium acetobutylicum ATCC 824 and encodes:
- a CDS encoding EamA family transporter, encoding MNSILSSFKKNQKGIILILIASICTTIGQTLWKMSAMHNMLYILIGFFFYGIGAVGMIIALKYGSFSVIHPMMSMGYVFTIIVSYILLKESVGLGKIIGVILIMFGVAFIGLGDE
- the nifJ gene encoding pyruvate:ferredoxin (flavodoxin) oxidoreductase, producing the protein MAKKLKTMDGNEAAAYASYAFTDVAAIYPITPSTPMAELVDNWSSHGRKNIFGQPVKIVEMQSEAGAAGTVHGSLIAGALTTTYTASQGLLLMIPNMYKMAGELLPCVFHVSARAIATHALSIFGDHQDVMAARQTGFVLLASSNVQEVMDLAMVSHLAAIKARVPFMHFFDGFRTSHEYQKIEMIDYNDVAPLVDYESIKAFRSRALNPEHPTVRGTAQNPDIYFQGREASNNFYTAVPDIVESYMREIEKITGRVYHPFDYYGDPEAEDIIIAMGSVCDTVEETVDYLRSKGQKVGLLKVHLYRPFSTDYFFKYLPKTIKRIAVLDRTKEPGSAGEPLYLDVVNAFYNHPNKPVIVGGRFGLGSKDTRPSQILSVFDNLRAQSPKNRFTIGIVDDVSNTSLPEGEIIDTTPQGTIRCKFYGLGSDGTVGANKSAIKIIGDNTDMYCQAYFSYDSKKSGGSTVSHLRFGNKPIKSPYLVYEADYIACHNKSFIYNINVLKGLKKNGIFVLNCPFKDNELDEHLPNAMKKYIADNNIQFYTIDAVSIAQEVGLGSRINMIMQSAFFKLANIIPVDKAVQYLKDSIEYTYGKKGATIVDANKKAVDAGVNAAHKVTVPEAWKNAESNYQPLKGLPDFVQRIERPMARHEGDELPVSAFKGMEDGVFPLGITAYEKRGIAVNVPEWQIDKCIQCNQCAYVCPHSVIRACLLDDEEKENAPERFVTKKPVGKGLEHLHYKIQISPLDCTGCGNCADICPAPGKALIMKPAAEQIEEQSENFEYALKVKPKEGIMDIHTVKGSQFSRPLLEFNGACPGCGETPYIKLLTQLYGDRMMIANATGCSSIWGASAPSIAYTTNNFGKGPSWGNSLFEDNAEYGYGMFLGVKQMRERLAELMEEAINSNINSDLKDAFSLWLDGFDDGDKSKEASNKILRIMENEDFKGDKLLSEIYDKKDYLVKKSHWLIGGDGWAYDIGFGGVDQVLALGDDVNIFVMDTEIYSNTGGQSSKSTPTGAIAKFASAGKKTRKKDLGLMAMTYGNVYVTQIAMGANMTHTIKAITEAEAYKGPSLVIAYAPCISHGIKTGMGTSIAQEKKAVEAGYWHLYRYNPLLKEQGKNPFILDSKEPTESYTDFINGELRYSSLKTIFPDKVEDAFNKSAENAKERYSLYKKLSELQ
- the plsY gene encoding glycerol-3-phosphate 1-O-acyltransferase PlsY, producing the protein MIIVIITVMVSFLCGSIPTGYLITKKLSGIDVRTKGSGNIGSTNVKRVAGTKISMITQVMDILKGIIPVLLCMLIASKIKLPISTSMYLSIIVIAVILGHDYTPFLGFNGGKGVNTTVGAFFLLAPAAVLAGAVVYFVLRLFTKIVSIKSIAVGITMPIACIALRLPIEITVCAIIACGLLILRHKDNLIRLVNNEEK